Genomic window (Psychromonas sp. L1A2):
TTGAAGCGGCAATGACGGGAGGCGAACGCTTTAATGAAGAAAGCTATGATGAATTCCGCCGAAGTTATGAAAATTTACTAATTCTTTGTTATCCACATCATATCGAAACAGATGATGTGGAAGAGTATCCAGTAGAAAGACTCGTCCAAATAAAGAATGAACATGAGCAGCTATTTGAAAAAGATAATTTTAAAATTGACGAGGCTGAACTAGTAAAACTTTCCCATGAAATGAAAAAATATTGGGGAGATATTGAAAGATTAAACAATGTTAATCATGTATTCGTTGATACTGGTTTAGCTATGGAAGTTAAAGGGGATAATAGTTTCTTTCAGGTTATCAAAAGTGCCTACAAGGCAATTGATGGAATTAAAGGTTTACTTGAGCATCTACAAGAAAGCGATGAAAACCTACAAAGTGAATTTGAATCTCTTTTAATTAAAAAAGGGATAAGCAAAGAGTCATTCGAAGACATTCCATATTATGAAAACCCTTTTATAAATCGAAATTGGGAAAGACATAATTTAGGTACTCCAAATTGGTTGCAAAGAATTAAAATTGACTTAGTACATATTGAAGTAAAATACTTGGAAGAATATTTAAAAACTAATAGTAATGATCTTGTTGCCAAAGCAAGCTTTGAAAAAGCAAAAAGGCATTTAAAAGAGTTTGCAAAAACTGCTATGCACGTTGACTAGAGCGTATAATCGGGTAGCCGTAGGTATCTAACTTTCAACCTCGCCCGCCTACATGTGGTTTCGCACAGAGCGGTTCATCTTATGATGAATAGTGAATATTAATCCACAAATCCTTTAATGATATCAAGCCTTGTCTGGCTAAAAACTCATTACTGATCGCACTATTGCTCCCTTTGGTTTTCGAACTACAACAAGGTACTTTACTGGTGCTTTTATAACCCCACTGGCACAAGAAATAGCTAAACGTTCACTTACGCCAAGTTTAATCAATGATCTCACTTTTATCCTTGGTTTTCGCCATTGTCGATAAACGTGGACTTCATTAAAACCATGATATCGTCACACGAATAAAATCCACAATATTCTTTAATAATACTGTTTTGACCTAACCTTCTTCACCCTTCGTGTCTTCGTGGTTAAATCGGTTTTTTATTTTAAAAGGCCACAAGTAACCACGAAGCCGCTACGCTGCACGAAGGACACGAAGAAAAGCTATAATATAATGTGAGTTAATAGTAAGGCTTTTGACCTAACCTTCTTCCCCCTTCGTATCTTCGTGGTTAATCGGCTTTTGATTTTAAAAGACCACAAGCAACCACGAAGCCGCTACGCTGCACGAAGGACACGAAGAAAAACTACAATGTTAGTTAATAGTAAGGCTTTTAACCTAACCTTCTTTCCTCTTCGTGCCTTCGTGGTTAATCAGCTTTTGATTTTAAAAGACCACAAGCAACCACGAAGCCGCTACGCTGCACGAAGAACACGAAGAAAAACTACAATGTTAGTTAATAGTAAGGCTTTTGACCTAACCTTCTTTCCCCTTCGTGTCTTCGTGGTTAATCGGCTTTTGATTTTAAAAGACCACAAGCGACCACGAAGCCACTACGCTGCACGAAGGACACGAAGGACACGAAGAAAAGTTACAATGTTAGTTAATAGTAAGGCTTTTGACCTAACCTTCTTTCTCTTTCGTGGTTAATCGGTTTTTGATTTTAAAAGACAACTTCAATGAACAACTTCAAAGAGTGGTTTTTCAATACTTTGCTCAATACTTTGTTCTTAAAGCAGGAAAATTTACAATTATTTTTTCACTGCGTTCAACATTTTAACCAACTATAAATTCCCTCTTAATGAGGCGTTAAACCACAATCAGTCGTTGAGACGTTTCGTCGCCTTTTTATAAGCATCGCTTCGTTCACGTTTACCGACTGCAAGCACAGTTACAGTGATAATGTTATCTGTGACTTGATAAACTAAACGATAACCGGATTGGCGAAGTTTAATTTTATACATATTTTCTGCGCCTGATAACTTAGCCCCTGGTATGTGAGGATTAGTTAGGCGTTCAATTAGTTTTTTCTTAAATTGACTTTTGAGTGTAGCGCCTAGCTTATTCCATTCTTTTAGTGCGCTTTTCTTGAACTCGAGATTATAAGTCATCAATATTTACCGAAATGCTACTTTCATTTTGTCGTTCTATTGCTAAAGCTAAAAGCTCAAGATCTTCAATTTTGTCCATCATCATTTCGTAGGCTTCAGCAGGTACACAATAAAATGCTGGTTCATTTCTGTTGAGTACTGCAACAGGCTCGCCATAGGCACTTGTTGCAACTTTCATTGGATTTGCTTTGAGCTCAGTGATACTGGCAGCAACGTCAGCTAAGATTCTAGTGGTCATTTAAGTGGTCTCTTATTAGGTCATTTAATGAGTCCATTGTAGTTGTATAAAAATGGTTTAACAAGCAGTTCAATACGGGTGAGTAAGTGGATATATTCAATAATTCTTGGGTTATCGGGATAGGAGGAGGGATTCTTAGTGGTTTTATTGTAACTCTAATTACTCGCTATCTATTTTCCAAAAAAGACAACAAAGAATACGTCCAAAAAGTTGCAACTGTAGACAGAGAAGTTGTTTACGCACTTAGACCTAGAATATCCGAGGGACACATACCTGATAATGAAGTCCTGTCATCTTGATAAATACAACAGCACGTAGATATAAAGTTGAGCGTGTATCAATTGAGACTGGTACAAGAAATAGCTAAAAGGTAAAGTGAATGGGGTCAAGTCTTGCTTTTTGTCTTTTTAAAACACCACATCAAAAACTCATAATAAAAACGATAATCAATGTGGCTACAACCCCCTCCCGCCGTTGAGCTTTCCCAAACGATGAAGGACTTTCAGCAACAGCAAACAGGACGTTTGCTGTAGGTTCATTCAACGCATGGAGCGATTTATGCGACAGCATAGTTACATGAGCGGACTAAGCTCTGCTTGTCCTTTGCCCTTGCTAGCTCACTTCTTCCTTATTAAATAACGACGTAATCTATGAACAGTGCATTAAGAAGGTTATAATTTTTTTATTATAGGGCTTTATTTTTAAATCATTTTCCGCCGTATAGGTTATTCTATAACCTCGTTATATTTTCTCTGGTTTGGCTGTCACAAGGATTCAATGATGAATATAGATAAAGCAAAAAAACGTATCGCGAAGCAAGTTAAAAAAGGATTTAACGGCTACCCTCAGATCTCATTAGCGTATTTTGGTCAAACGTCGGATTCTGCAACTAAAGTCATCGTTTCGTTCACTGCGGATGAGAACGCTAAACCACAAGACCAAACGTTTTTGAGTGAAAATGACGCTCGGGAAGACGAAACGATTCAATCGACGTTAGTAAAAATAATTGAACGAACGGATGCTAATACGGTTATTGAAATCGATGGTGTTTCGATCATTAATTAAAAATAATAAGGCTACGTTTTTAATCTTAAATTCAAGAAAGCACCAATAGGTCAGATCTTGCTTTTTGCCTAAGCAAAGCTATTAGCTAATAAATAAAGTCGATACTCGATATGACTACATCTATTTCTCCGTTAAGTGTTTCTGATTAAATCAGTCACTTTAGTAAGCTAAGACATAGATCGATTTATGCGACAGCATAGTGTTATGGACGGACTAAGCTCTGCGTGTCCTTTGCCCTTACTAATTAACAGCAATGCAATACAACTTCATGATGCTCTGATATCAGTCGGAGAATTTTTATAACCTCCAACTGATATCATTTTCTGTTAATACACTTTATAAGTTAAACCATTTATATTTATTGATTACATTTGTCTTTATCAAACTAAAGACGCTAAAGTTGCTGCTTCCCAATCGGTTAATAACTTCATTATCTGTTCTGAATCTTCTGGTGTTGCAGCAGGTCGTTGTAAAACTTTATGGCCTTGTTCTAAGGCTTCACGAATTGATTTCACTTGATATAAAAATCCATTTCCGTCTGCTTCTACTGTGATCGTTTCAGTTTTTTGTTCATATTTTGTTATAGCAAAACTATTACCACTTGCATCAGGTAACCAAGGATTAGACGTTAATACTAAACTTCCTTCGCTGCCTAGGACTGTAAATGAAGAATGTAAGCCATAGTTTTCTGCAGTGTGTAATTGGCAAGTAATGCCGTTTGAATATTGAATAGTTGCAGCTGACTCGCAAATATTTCCATCATCACCACGTAGGCCCGATGCGTTTATTTGATAGTTATCGCTCACTTCACTGCCAAACTGTTGTTTGATTAATAGGTGCATTAATGATGCTGGGTAACAACCTAAATTATACAATGCCCCCTTACTGTCAGGGTTAACAAACTGTTCTATCGCGGCACAGTATTGACCAGTAATCGATTTTATTTCTCCGATTGCGCCAGATTTAATGGTTTCTGCAATGGTGTTAATAAAGGGATGAGTGAGGTACATCAGCCCTTCAACAAAGAAAGTATTGTTTTCTTTCACTGCTGCTAAAGCGGCCTGTGTTTTTTGCATGTCGATTGATAATGATTTTTCACATAATACGGCTTTGCCAGCGTTAGCGGCTTTTATTACATAGTCGTGATGGATGTGATTAGGTAAGGCAATATAAATAATATCGACATAAGGATCGTTAATCAGCATATCAAAGTCAGTGAATGTATTTTTGATATCATATTTATTAGCAAACTCAGTTAATGTTGCGACGGAACGACCTGCAACGGAATAAAGGTGAGTATTACCTTCTTTAACGATGGCATCTGCCATTTCTCCAGAGATAAAACTGGTGCCTAATATTCCCCAATTAAGTGTCTTTTTCATTCTTATTTATCTCCTGTTAATAATTTGCTTTCAAATGCTTGAACCAAATCAGTCAATCCCGACTGGATAAATGTTTGAGTGTGTTCGGCATTAAAGTGCTGTTCAAAAGCTTCTTGGTTATTATAACGTTCCCAAAAAATATAACGACGTGGA
Coding sequences:
- a CDS encoding putative quinol monooxygenase codes for the protein MFKQGLFITAELRIKAESDLDTAISAIQTFCEGMNSEPGCSMAVVLQDKDDPRRYIFWERYNNQEAFEQHFNAEHTQTFIQSGLTDLVQAFESKLLTGDK
- a CDS encoding type II toxin-antitoxin system RelE family toxin, encoding MTYNLEFKKSALKEWNKLGATLKSQFKKKLIERLTNPHIPGAKLSGAENMYKIKLRQSGYRLVYQVTDNIITVTVLAVGKRERSDAYKKATKRLND
- a CDS encoding type II toxin-antitoxin system Phd/YefM family antitoxin; translation: MTTRILADVAASITELKANPMKVATSAYGEPVAVLNRNEPAFYCVPAEAYEMMMDKIEDLELLALAIERQNESSISVNIDDL
- a CDS encoding Gfo/Idh/MocA family protein, which gives rise to MKKTLNWGILGTSFISGEMADAIVKEGNTHLYSVAGRSVATLTEFANKYDIKNTFTDFDMLINDPYVDIIYIALPNHIHHDYVIKAANAGKAVLCEKSLSIDMQKTQAALAAVKENNTFFVEGLMYLTHPFINTIAETIKSGAIGEIKSITGQYCAAIEQFVNPDSKGALYNLGCYPASLMHLLIKQQFGSEVSDNYQINASGLRGDDGNICESAATIQYSNGITCQLHTAENYGLHSSFTVLGSEGSLVLTSNPWLPDASGNSFAITKYEQKTETITVEADGNGFLYQVKSIREALEQGHKVLQRPAATPEDSEQIMKLLTDWEAATLASLV